From a region of the Candidatus Jettenia caeni genome:
- a CDS encoding two-component response regulator, whose protein sequence is MKELLIVEDDSEMQEFYKDMLQGEQFTVTLASNADDGLKKIKENTYDMVILDILMEGVTGDRLFALLRKDSRYRNVPVIMASVLEEKAYRCFQALGNISFLEKPFNKERLLSEITKRLDNSK, encoded by the coding sequence ATGAAGGAATTACTCATTGTAGAAGATGACTCGGAAATGCAAGAATTTTATAAAGACATGCTCCAAGGGGAACAGTTTACCGTTACCCTCGCCTCAAATGCAGATGATGGACTCAAAAAAATAAAAGAAAATACGTATGATATGGTAATACTCGATATTTTAATGGAAGGTGTTACAGGAGACAGACTATTTGCTTTACTCAGAAAGGACAGCCGATACAGAAATGTACCGGTTATTATGGCTTCTGTATTAGAGGAAAAGGCTTACCGGTGTTTCCAGGCATTAGGAAATATTTCGTTTTTAGAAAAACCTTTTAACAAAGAAAGACTTTTGAGTGAAATAACAAAAAGGCTCGATAATTCCAAATAA
- a CDS encoding DNA polymerase yields MKNHEIAALFERIANVLELKGENAFRINSYRKAARILGDVTEDIEVLAREGKLKDIPGIGEGMAEKIMEYIHTGKMSKYDEVMKEISEETITLMQIPGLGPKTVAMLNKKLGIVSLSDLEKALQEGKLKGLFGMGDKKIQNIMRGIELFKTSQQRIPIGMAYPVVKGIIEVLKHHSQTRDIQSAGSLRRMKETVGDIDILATGTHGEDIVKSFVTMRGVTQILAAGDTKGSVRVEEGVQVDLRVVREDEFGSALQYFTGSKEHNVHLREIAKKKGYKISEYGIFKDNKKIGGSREEEIYKVLGMDWIPPELRENKGEIEAAQEGKLPNLIKLSDIKGDLHNHSDWSDGNSTFEEMAKRAMDMGYRYLVVSDHSQSLHVANGLREEELLEEIEEIDNLNKKLKGFTLLKATEVDIMADGSIDFPDKLLEKLDVVIASIHSGFKQEKKKITERMIAAIRNPYVNIIAHPTGRLIGKREGYEIDLDKVMEACVETGTALELNCYYDRLDLNDSNCKKAKETGVMIAISTDAHHVDQMWMIELGVGIARRGWLEAKNVINTFLLHDLKAFCKKKRAAI; encoded by the coding sequence GTGAAAAATCATGAGATTGCAGCATTATTTGAACGGATTGCTAATGTACTGGAGCTTAAAGGGGAAAATGCTTTTCGCATAAATTCTTACCGGAAGGCTGCCCGGATACTTGGAGATGTAACGGAGGATATAGAAGTACTTGCCAGGGAAGGGAAATTAAAGGATATTCCCGGCATCGGAGAAGGTATGGCCGAAAAAATTATGGAATATATTCATACCGGAAAAATGTCCAAGTACGATGAGGTAATGAAGGAAATTTCTGAAGAAACAATAACCCTTATGCAGATACCTGGCTTAGGTCCAAAAACCGTAGCCATGTTGAATAAGAAATTAGGTATCGTGAGTTTGAGTGACCTTGAGAAGGCTTTACAAGAAGGCAAGCTAAAGGGGTTATTTGGGATGGGAGATAAGAAGATTCAAAATATTATGAGAGGGATCGAGCTATTTAAGACGAGTCAGCAGCGTATCCCTATTGGAATGGCATACCCTGTTGTGAAAGGGATTATAGAAGTATTAAAACACCATTCACAAACAAGAGATATCCAATCAGCAGGTTCGTTGCGCAGAATGAAGGAAACTGTTGGGGATATAGATATACTAGCCACCGGTACGCATGGTGAGGATATTGTAAAATCTTTTGTAACTATGCGTGGTGTAACACAGATATTAGCAGCAGGGGATACCAAAGGAAGTGTTCGGGTGGAGGAAGGTGTGCAAGTAGACTTGCGAGTGGTTCGTGAAGATGAGTTCGGTTCTGCATTACAATACTTTACCGGCTCAAAGGAACACAACGTCCATCTCCGGGAGATTGCTAAAAAGAAGGGATATAAGATCAGTGAGTATGGCATCTTTAAGGACAATAAAAAGATTGGGGGAAGTAGGGAGGAGGAAATTTATAAGGTACTGGGGATGGACTGGATACCGCCTGAGTTGCGGGAAAATAAGGGAGAAATCGAAGCTGCTCAGGAGGGGAAGCTACCGAATCTCATTAAACTTTCAGATATCAAAGGAGATCTCCACAACCATTCTGATTGGAGTGATGGCAATTCCACTTTTGAGGAAATGGCCAAACGAGCTATGGATATGGGATATAGGTATCTCGTGGTATCGGATCACTCACAATCACTCCATGTGGCGAATGGTTTGAGGGAGGAAGAACTGCTTGAAGAGATTGAGGAGATTGATAATTTGAATAAAAAATTGAAAGGATTTACCTTATTGAAGGCGACAGAAGTGGATATTATGGCTGATGGGTCTATTGATTTTCCTGATAAACTATTAGAAAAACTGGATGTTGTTATAGCTTCTATCCATAGCGGATTTAAGCAAGAGAAGAAAAAAATTACCGAACGAATGATTGCTGCTATTCGCAATCCTTATGTCAACATCATCGCTCATCCAACAGGCCGGTTAATTGGTAAACGTGAAGGGTATGAGATAGACCTGGATAAGGTTATGGAGGCTTGCGTTGAAACCGGTACGGCGCTTGAGCTTAACTGTTATTATGATAGGCTCGATCTCAATGATAGCAATTGCAAAAAGGCAAAAGAGACAGGAGTTATGATTGCAATTAGTACCGATGCCCACCATGTGGATCAGATGTGGATGATTGAATTGGGTGTGGGGATAGCCCGCAGGGGTTGGCTGGAGGCAAAGAATGTAATTAACACATTCTTACTCCATGACTTAAAAGCCTTTTGTAAGAAAAAAAGGGCAGCTATCTAA
- a CDS encoding nitrogen regulatory protein, with translation MKRVVKVEIVTDSLEVENIIKLLEEVGVSGYSVIKDVTGKGHRGVRSGYEFADLFKNSYILVVGEENQMHKVVEAIKPIIKKFGGLCIVSDVILRIHRGDD, from the coding sequence ATGAAAAGAGTGGTAAAAGTAGAAATAGTAACAGATTCTCTTGAAGTTGAAAATATTATTAAACTCCTTGAAGAGGTTGGAGTTTCTGGTTACAGTGTTATAAAAGATGTAACAGGAAAAGGCCATCGGGGGGTGCGGTCTGGTTATGAATTTGCAGATTTATTTAAAAACAGTTACATATTAGTTGTGGGTGAGGAAAATCAGATGCATAAGGTTGTAGAGGCTATAAAGCCTATTATAAAAAAGTTTGGTGGGCTTTGTATCGTCTCTGATGTTATATTGAGAATACACAGAGGTGATGACTGA